A region of Toxorhynchites rutilus septentrionalis strain SRP chromosome 1, ASM2978413v1, whole genome shotgun sequence DNA encodes the following proteins:
- the LOC129764712 gene encoding jerky protein homolog-like: MDGLQGSSTNVNRKRRSNFLTLVEKVRIIEDFEAGGGTHDFLGKKYGVGSSTVTRIIQKKEAIREAVDKFKEYGVNNRKTLKEQTFPLLEEALYIWILQQRQSNILLTVDILKAKAELLFKMFQDGGLYAVHGFSASDGWMHRFKQRFGLRVKAVTGEKASVNVEAYLNFKKVLQKKIQEMQLSLSQVFNADESALFIKLLATRSVVTCDETVASGRKQNKTRYTFMPCSNIDGSLKLPLYFICTAAKPRGINIEELPVSYNHSKKAWMTRLLFRQWFHEEFVPAVRKFSAERGLEPKALLVLDNCTSHYDVDESGLIQVIYLPPNVTAECQPMDQAVINAIKRKYKRKLMLALILENEHLSFEERLKKINLQQCILWLATSWEEISDKTIRNSWKKLIDGLPEDAVNVDSKAADDDFKALVSRIDSLAGTKTSEQDIDLWIKDQVYDADHNPDWVTS; this comes from the exons ATGGATGGTTTGCAAGGATCCAGTACGAACGTTAACCGGAAACGGAGGAGCAATTTCCTGACGCTGGTGGAGAAGGTTCGCATAATTGAAGATTTTGAAGCAGGAGGTGGTACGCATGACTTTCTtgggaagaagtacggcgtagGATCTTCTACGGTCACGAGAATAATCCAAAAGAAAGAAGCAATTCGTGAGGCGGTGGACAAGTTCAAGGAATATGgtgtaaataatcgaaaaacattgaaagagcAGACGTTCCCTTTGCTGGAAGAAGCTCTTTACATCTGGATTTTACAGCAGCGGCAGTCCAACATTTTGTTGACAGTGGATATTCTTAAAGCAAAGGCGGAGCTGCTGTTTAAGATGTTCCAGGACGGGGGGCTCTATGCGGTGCACGGTTTTTCTGCTTCGGATGGCTGGATGCATCGTTTTAAGCAGCGGTTTGGATTGCGCGTGAAAGCCGTAACAGGAGAAAAGGCATCGGTAAACGTTGAAGCGTACCTAAATTTCAAGAAGGTTCTACAGAAGAAGATTCAGGAAATGCAGCTATCACTATCCCAAGTCTTTAATGCAGATGAATCTGCCTTGTTCATCAAGCTCCTAGCCACACGCTCTGTCGTTACCTGTGATGAGACCGTGGCAAGCGGACGGAAGCAAAACAAGACAAGGTATACGTTTATGCCTTGCTCCAACATAGATGGTTCCCTAAAGCTTCCGTTGTATTTCATTTGCACTGCTGCAAAACCACGAGGAATCAACATCGAAGAACTTCCCGTTTCATATAATcattccaaaaaggcttggatgaCCAGACTGTTGTTCCGTCAATGGTTCCACGAAGAGTTTGTCCCCGCTGTTCGAAAATTttcggccgagagaggattggAGCCAAAGGCATTGCTGGTTCTTGATAATTGCACCAGTCATTATGACGTTGACGAATCTGGACTGATTCAAGTGATCTACCTCCCACCAAATGTAACTGCTGAATGCCAGCCGATGGACCAAGCGGTCATCAATGCAATCAAGCGAAAGTATAAAAGAAAACTGATGCTCGCATTAATTCTGGAAAACGAACACTTAAG TTTCGAAGAACGATTGAAGAAGATTAATCTTCAACAGTGTATTTTGTGGTTGGCAACCTCTTGGGAGGAGATATCTGACAAAACTATACGTAATTCGTGGAAGAAATTGATCGATGGTTTGCCGGAGGATGCTGTTAATGTAGACTCGAAAGCGGCCGATGATGACTTCAAAGCGCTTGTGTCCAGGATTGACAGTTTGGCAGGAACAAAAACATCTGAGCAAGATATTGATCTGTGGATCAAAGATCAGGTGTATGATGCTGATCATAATCCAGATTGGGTAACCAGTTAA
- the LOC129764715 gene encoding uncharacterized protein LOC129764715, producing MVACDDCETWFHFACVNESPGVEHRDFRCSECAAKREKKGKKSGSKSATGTVPKPLPQFVALDNRPPTGKMTTSTTRTIISEPRRRVRNSAIQGGDDKSLVSRVSKRSAVMELEMRRMEEELAMKEKQLEAEKLIRERRLEIEQLIAQKRFQQEKELQERRLAQEKEMLEKQLAEEIEFQRKQRTLQEKYQRDRHQLVLEEIGSDDGAVGGQYLGDFSEHDNREKVHDWLIHHVNPDTKLAVLNENVDEVLKVYEDQTPKRNPEVPRQPRHIAPLQYQQVNRQFRKQESVRDESRRNEEVLSTSTTSSRDGSGPTRAQRAARQILTKKLPTFTGRIEEWPLFYSSYINSTDACGFSNIENLVRLQECLKGPALESVRSRLLLPNSVPEVIKTLRMLYGRPEQLIHALLNKVRKADAPRSDRLETFIPFGMAVQELCDHLEAANLQDHLVNPILIQELVEKLPAATKREWVQCRRLTDRVTLRTFADFTSSIVAEATEVILVVDPKGTASAKGDKPRSREKGFVQAHSDPSSPAMKHQLVCQVCKKDGHRVRNCDVFRSMTGAERLKWKEQYKLCERCLNEHEGWCKFKITCNVGNCREHHHPLVHRNAIANSTPRHTAPPTTEQHHAHITEQRSVIFRIIPIILYYNQRSVKTSAYLDEGSSMTLIEESLFDELKASGEPQPLTLQWTGNIVRRELGSVCLSLQVSGDTMEQRLALNEARTVKKLYLPRQRVNFREIIGQYPHLQGLYSANQAGEEPKILIGLNNIHLMAPLESRIGNINEPIAVRSLLGWTIYGPRGASHIEGFLGCHRELTNKELHDVMREYFVVEEAGVTVNELSESDEVRRARDLLKRTTVRVECRFETGLLFKHDDFELPDSYPMALKRLCGLERRLKKDPSLEQAVCRKIEEYQTKQYAHKLTDEEMVSVNPKKIWYLPLGVVVNPNKPGKIRLVLDAAAQVNGTSLNSLLLSGPDLLTSLPAIIQQFRERPVAFKADIREMFHQYRIREADKHVLRFLFRTDPSCKPDVYVMDVGTFGAACSPTSAQYVKNLNASQHADQFPDAARAIVRRHYVDDYLDSADTAEEAINRAKQVRYVHSKAGFELHSWVSNERSFTRALGGQETEDRVPLQLNDDGATERVLGIIWCPHEDVFTFSTNFRKELLPYLINDQRPTKRIALRCLMSLFDPLGFLSPFTIHGKIVLQSLWRTDCDWDQKIDDESYTRWSQWISKLPMIEEVKIPRCYLQGASPKVYEDLQLHVFVDASEQAYGAAAFFRITTDDGPRCSLVMARTKVAPLKLMSIPRMELMGAVLRARLLSSVEGNHELKVMKRTLWTDSQNVFSWIRSDQRKYKPFVAFRIGEILQETKIDEWRWVPTKYNVADMLTKWGKGPCLDSDGPWFAGPQFLQQSEEMWPIQKTPAPNTKTELRACHMLHTSKANKPIIDVSRFSRWNVLLRTICCVYRFLSNCRRRVDRTPIEVIPDATKRMRKLVIRDVNYTIVPLKQEEYELAEVLLWKTAQREMFACEVAITQKNRQLTSENWIPIEKNSAIYHCKPFLDECDVLRMDGRTKYADFIPYDTRFPIILPRDHEITDLLLAEYHRRYGHANRETTFNEIRQRYYIPKLRSGVKRAMKNCQWCRVKKSRPQVPTIAPLPVERLMPFLRPFSYVGVDYFGPIEVALGRRVEKRWVVLFTCLTIRAVHLEIAHKLNTDSCIMAIRRFVLRRGPPIIIFSDNGTNLKAANKELQEQIRRIGTGCANVFTNAKTRWCFNPPSAPHMGGIWERMVRTVKTTMATLNTNRRMNDETLLTVIAEAEEIVNCRPLVYMPQESTDAEALTPNHYLRGTVTELKDPCFAPTRQAEALRSTYQRSQYIADELWKRWLKEYVPSMNVHTKWLEDSKPLKVGDLVFITDDQNRNGWVRGRVDKVIAGKDGRVRQAEVHTSGGLFRRPVAKLAVIEIGSSGKSDQEAGSGRGLRVGEMLKPLGTETQVAKLTSSE from the coding sequence ATGGTTGCCTGCGACGACTGCGAGACATGGTTCCATTTCGCTTGCGTGAATGAATCACCCGGTGTGGAACATCGTGATTTCCGATGCTCGGAATGTGCCGCGAAGAGggagaaaaaggggaaaaagtccgGTAGCAAATCCGCGACCGGAACTGTTCCGAAACCCTTACCTCAGTTCGTGGCTCTCGACAATCGACCACCTACCGGTAAAATGACCACGTCTACGACTCGAACGATTATCTCGGAACCAAGACGCAGAGTGAGAAATTCCGCCATCCAAGGGGGCGATGACAAATCGCTTGTTTCAAGAGTCAGCAAACGTTCCGCTGTTATGGAGCTTGAAATGCGTCGGATGGAAGAGGAATTGGCGATGAAGGAGAAACAACTAGAGGCGGAAAAACTGATCCGCGAGAGGAGGTTGGAGATCGAGCAATTGATAGCGCAAAAGCGATTCCAGCAGGAAAAGGAGCTGCAGGAGAGGCGACTGGCTCAGGAGAAGGAGATGCTAGAGAAGCAGCTGGCAGAAGAAATTGAATTTCAGCGGAAGCAGCGCACTCTACAAGAAAAGTATCAGCGTGACCGCCACCAATTGGTGTTGGAAGAAATAGGAAGCGATGACGGCGCAGTTGGAGGACAatatttgggtgatttttccgAACACGACAACCGGGAAAAAGTGCACGACTGGCTAATCCACCATGTCAATCCGGATACAAAACTAGCGGTTCTTAACGAAAACGTGGACGAGGTTCTGAAAGTTTACGAGGACCAAACGCCCAAGCGGAATCCGGAGGTACCGCGACAGCCGAGACATATCGCCCCACTCCAGTACCAACAGGTAAATCGTCAATTCCGCAAGCAAGAATCCGTTAGGGATGAAAGTCGGAGAAATGAGGAGGTATTGTCAACGTCGACGACCAGTTCTCGAGACGGGTCGGGGCCTACCAGGGCACAACGCGCCGCTCGTCAAATCCTCACCAAGAAGCTACCTACATTTACCGGCAGAATTGAAGAATGGCCGTTATTTTACAGCAGCTATATTAACTCAACGGATGCTTGTGGATTTAGTAACATTGAGAATCTTGTCCGCCTTCAAGAGTGCCTAAAGGGACCGGCACTCGAATCCGTTCGTAGTCGACTACTTTTGCCAAATTCCGTACCAGAGGTGATTAAAACGCTCCGGATGCTGTACGGCAGACCTGAGCAGTTGATTCACGCGCTTCTAAACAAGGTCCGGAAGGCGGATGCTCCGAGAAGCGATCGATTAGAAACTTTTATTCCTTTCGGGATGGCGGTCCAAGAATTATGTGACCATTTGGAAGCAGCTAACCTACAAGATCACTTGGTTAACCCGATCCTAATACAGGAACTAGTCGAGAAACTTCCGGCTGCAACGAAGCGCGAGTGGGTGCAGTGTCGAAGATTGACTGACCGAGTAACTCTTCGGACATTTGCGGATTTCACATCCAGTATCGTAGCGGAGGCCACTGAAGTAATCTTAGTCGTCGATCCGAAAGGAACAGCATCTGCCAAGGGAGACAAACCAAGGTCAAGGGAGAAAGGATTTGTCCAAGCACACAGCGACCCCAGTAGTCCAGCCATGAAACATCAACTCGTTTGTCAAGTCTGCAAGAAAGATGGACATCGAGTCAGGAACTGCGACGTCTTCAGGAGTATGACTGGTGCGGAGCGATTGAAATGGAAGGAgcagtacaagctgtgtgaacGGTGTCTAAACGAGCACGAAGGTTGGTGTAAGTTTAAAATAACCTGCAATGTTGGAAACTGTCGTGAGCATCATCATCCTTTGGTGCACCGTAATGCAATTGCCAACTCAACTCCGAGGCACACAGCACCTCCGACTACAGAACAACATCACGCTCACATCACGGAGCAGCGCTCGGTGATCTTCAGGATTATACCGATCATACTCTACTACAATCAACGATCGGTTAAAACTTCCGCTTACTTGGACGAAGGTTCGTCTATGACGCTTATTGAGGAGAGCCTCTTCGATGAGCTGAAGGCTAGCGGAGAGCCGCAGCCACTAACGCTTCAGTGGACAGGAAATATCGTCCGTCGCGAACTGGGTTCCGTGTGCTTATCATTGCAAGTGTCAGGTGATACAATGGAACAACGATTGGCCTTGAACGAAGCTCGTACGGTGAAGAAGCTGTACCTCCCAAGACAGCGCGTGAATTTCAGAGAGATTATCGGTCAATATCCGCACCTTCAGGGACTGTACTCGGCTAACCAAGCAGGAGAGGAGCCAAAGATTCTGATCGGACTTAACAATATCCATCTGATGGCGCCTTTGGAATCAAGAATTGGAAACATCAACGAACCAATCGCTGTCAGGTCCCTCCTCGGTTGGACAATCTACGGACCTCGGGGAGCTTCGCACATTGAAGGCTTTTTAGGCTGTCACCGCGAACTTACAAACAAGGAACTGCACGACGTGATGCGTGAGTACTTCGTCGTAGAAGAAGCTGGAGTCACAGTGAACGAACTGTCTGAGTCGGATGAAGTTCGTCGAGCTAGAGATTTGCTGAAGAGAACAACCGTTCGTGTTGAATGTCGTTTCGAAACCGGATTATTATTCAAGCACGATGATTTCGAGCTGCCGGACAGCTACCCTATGGCACTAAAGAGGTTGTGTGGTCTTGAGCGACGACTGAAGAAGGATCCTTCCCTCGAACAGGCTGTATGCCGAAAAATCGAAGAATACCAGACGAAGCAGTATGCGCATAAGTTGACGGATGAAGAGATGGTGTCGGTGAATCCCAAGAAGATTTGGTACCTACCTCTCGGCGTTGTTGTCAATCCAAACAAACCTGGCAAGATACGTTTGGTCTTGGACGCGGCGGCTCAAGTGAATGGAACATCGTTAAATTCCCTGCTGCTTTCTGGGCCGGATCTTCTAACATCACTGCCAGCCATTATTCAGCAGTTTAGAGAACGACCGGTGGCTTTCAAAGCGGACATACGCGAAATGTTCCACCAATATCGGATTCGGGAAGCTGATAAACACGTATTGCGTTTCCTTTTCAGAACAGACCCTTCGTGTAAGCCGGACGTGTACGTTATGGATGTTGGAACCTTCGGGGCAGCTTGCTCACCTACATCCGCTCAATACGTGAAGAATTTAAATGCCTCCCAACATGCGGACCAATTCCCAGATGCAGCAAGAGCTATAGTTCGTCGACACTATGTCGACGACTACCTCGACAGCGCCGATACTGCTGAAGAAGCCATTAATCGAGCAAAGCAGGTCCGCTACGTGCATTCGAAAGCTGGGTTCGAGCTGCATAGCTGGGTCTCGAACGAAAGATCGTTCACTCGAGCACTAGGTGGACAAGAAACTGAGGATCGAGTGCCGCTGCAACTAAATGATGATGGAGCAACGGAACGTGTTCTTGGGATTATATGGTGTCCCCACGAGGATGTTTTTACCTTTTCAACCAACTTTCGGAAGGAATTGCTACCGTACCTCATCAACGATCAGCGACCGACAAAGCGGATAGCCCTCCGATGCTTAATGAGCCTTTTCGACCCGCTCGGATTCCTATCTCCCTTCACAATCCATGGCAAAATCGTTTTACAAAGTCTGTGGCGTACTGATTGTGATTGGGATCAGAAGATCGACGACGAAAGCTACACACGTTGGTCCCAGTGGATATCGAAACTGCCTATGATTGAAGAAGTAAAAATCCCGCGTTGTTATCTACAAGGTGCTTCTCCGAAGGTCTACGAAGACTTACAGCTTCATGTGTTCGTCGATGCCAGCGAACAGGCATATGGTGCAGCTGCTTTTTTCCGAATAACAACCGACGATGGTCCCCGGTGCTCATTGGTGATGGCAAGAACGAAGGTGGCCCCGCTGAAGCTGATGTCAATCCCTCGTATGGAACTAATGGGTGCAGTACTAAGAGCGAGATTGCTGAGTTCAGTTGAAGGTAACCATGAACTGAAGGTAATGAAACGCACGCTCTGGACCGACTCTCAAAATGTGTTCTCGTGGATCCGATCCGATCAGCGGAAGTATAAACCATTCGTGGCCTTCAGGATCGGCGAAATTCTCCAAGAGACGAAGATCGACGAATGGCGTTGGGTGCCAACGAAGTATAATGTGGCAGATATGCTCACCAAGTGGGGCAAGGGCCCTTGCTTGGATTCTGATGGACCCTGGTTTGCTGGACCTCAGTTTCTGCAGCAATCGGAGGAGATGTGGCCGATACAGAAGACACCTGCACCAAACACGAAGACCGAACTCCGGGCATGTCACATGCTCCACACATCGAAGGCAAATAAACCAATAATCGACGTTAGTCGGTTTTCCCGGTGGAATGTTCTACTTCGTACGATCTGTTGCGTCTACAGGTTCCTTTCGAACTGCCGCCGTCGGGTTGATCGAACGCCCATCGAGGTCATTCCAGATGCTACCAAAAGAATGCGAAAATTGGTGATCCGTGATGTAAATTATACCATTGTTCCGCTGAAACAAGAAGAATACGAATTAGCCGAAGTTCTGCTGTGGAAAACGGCGCAACGTGAGATGTTTGCGTGCGAAGTAGCTATCACACAAAAGAACCGTCAACTGACATCGGAAAATTGGATTCCGATTGAGAAGAACAGTGCCATCTATCACTGCAAACCGTTCCTAGATGAGTGTGATGTATTACGGATGGACGGTAGGACGAAATATGCGGACTTTATTCCTTACGACACGAGGTTCCCCATCATTCTACCAAGAGACCACGAAATCACCGATTTGCTGCTAGCGGAATATCATCGGCGTTATGGACACGCAAACCGAGAGACAACGTTCAACGAAATCCGACAGCGTTACTATATCCCGAAGCTGCGAAGTGGTGTGAAGAGGGCGATGAAAAATTGCCAATGGTGTAGAGTCAAGAAGAGTCGACCGCAAGTACCTACTATAGCACCTCTACCGGTTGAACGATTGATGCCGTTCCTGCGACCATTTAGTTATGTCGGCGTCGACTATTTTGGGCCAATCGAGGTGGCATTAGGACGACGGGTCGAAAAAAGGTGGGTTGTACTTTTTACATGCCTGACGATCCGAGCAGTGCATTTAGAGATTGCACACAAATTGAACACTGACTCGTGTATCATGGCCATACGGAGATTTGTGCTGCGTAGAGGTCCACCAATCATCATTTTCTCCGATAATGGCACCAACCTGAAGGCAGCCAACAAGGAACTCCAAGAGCAGATACGTCGGATCGGGACAGGCTGTGCCAATGTCTTTACCAATGCCAAGACACGTTGGTGCTTTAACCCGCCATCGGCCCCTCATATGGGGGGCATATGGGAGCGTATGGTCCGGACGGTCAAGACGACTATGGCAACACTGAACACGAACCGTAGAATGAACGATGAAACTCTTTTGACCGTTATCGCCGAAGCCGAAGAGATCGTTAACTGCAGACCATTGGTCTACATGCCGCAAGAATCAACGGATGCCGAGGCACTCACGCCCAACCATTATTTGCGTGGTACCGTTACAGAGTTGAAGGATCCTTGCTTCGCACCAACACGTCAGGCTGAAGCGCTTCGAAGCACTTACCAAAGGTCTCAGTACATCGCCGATGAACTATGGAAGCGGTGGCTAAAAGAATATGTCCCTTCGATGAACGTGCACACCAAATGGCTGGAAGACTCGAAACCACTTAAGGTAGGCGACCTAGTATTCATCACAGACGATCAGAATCGCAATGGATGGGTCCGAGGGCGAGTGGACAAAGTCATCGCAGGCAAGGATGGCCGTGTGAGACAAGCAGAAGTTCACACTTCCGGTGGGCTGTTCCGGCGACCAGTAGCTAAACTTGCAGTCATCGAGATCGGGTCATCAGGTAAATCTGACCAGGAAGCAGGTTCTGGACGAGGTTTACGGGTCGGGGAAATGTTGAAACCACTGGGCACCGAAACCCAAGTGGCCAAATTAACTTCATCTGAGTGA